A portion of the Pseudarthrobacter defluvii genome contains these proteins:
- a CDS encoding nicotinate phosphoribosyltransferase, producing MSTSAGWDHPRTSFYTDHYELTMLQAALHSGAAHRRSVFEAFARRLPDGRRYGIVAGTGRLLEGIANFRFGEAELEFLERTHVVNRETLEYLASYKFSGDIWGYAEGDAYFPNSPILIVEASFAEACMLETYLLSVLNHDTAIASAASRMVSAAGGRPCIEMGSRRTHEEAATASARAAIIAGFDSTSNLEAGIRYGVKTVGTAAHSFTLLHDTEREAFEAQIASLGEGTSLLVDTYDVEKAVRTAVDLAGPRLGAVRLDSGDLVAQAQWVRRLLDDLGNEHTKIVVTSDLDEYAIAALQSAPVDSYGVGTSLVTGSGAPTASMVYKLVSRTDDDGNFVSVAKAAKNKASVGGRKYALRKLDERGRATAEVVGVGHRPEDDGNDRPLLQQFMKNGELLPGWTGHEGVLRARQRHADSMAELPPVVNRLQRGEAAIPTLYEDN from the coding sequence GTGAGCACCTCAGCCGGCTGGGACCATCCCCGCACGTCCTTTTACACCGACCACTACGAGCTGACCATGCTGCAGGCAGCCCTCCATTCGGGGGCCGCGCACCGCAGGTCGGTTTTCGAGGCGTTCGCGCGGCGGCTGCCCGACGGACGGCGCTACGGCATCGTTGCCGGCACCGGACGGCTCCTGGAGGGCATTGCGAACTTCCGCTTCGGCGAGGCCGAACTGGAGTTCCTGGAGCGCACGCACGTGGTCAACCGCGAGACGCTCGAATACCTGGCCAGCTACAAATTCTCCGGGGACATTTGGGGCTACGCCGAAGGCGACGCGTACTTCCCCAACTCCCCCATCCTGATCGTGGAGGCGTCGTTCGCGGAGGCCTGCATGCTGGAGACCTACCTGCTCTCGGTGCTCAACCACGACACCGCCATCGCCTCCGCCGCTTCGCGGATGGTGAGCGCGGCGGGCGGCCGGCCCTGCATTGAAATGGGCTCACGGCGCACCCATGAGGAAGCCGCCACAGCCTCGGCGCGGGCCGCCATCATCGCCGGCTTCGACAGCACCTCCAACCTCGAGGCGGGCATCCGCTACGGCGTGAAGACCGTGGGCACCGCCGCCCACTCCTTCACCCTCCTGCACGACACGGAGCGGGAGGCCTTCGAGGCCCAGATTGCCTCGCTGGGCGAGGGCACGTCCCTCCTGGTGGACACGTACGACGTCGAAAAGGCCGTCCGCACGGCCGTTGACCTGGCAGGGCCCCGGCTGGGCGCCGTCCGGCTGGACTCGGGCGACCTGGTGGCCCAGGCACAGTGGGTGCGCCGGCTGCTGGACGACCTGGGCAACGAGCACACCAAGATCGTGGTCACCTCCGACCTGGACGAGTACGCCATCGCGGCCCTGCAGTCAGCCCCTGTGGACTCCTATGGGGTGGGCACCTCGCTGGTGACCGGTTCCGGCGCCCCCACCGCCAGCATGGTCTACAAACTGGTCAGCCGCACGGACGATGACGGCAACTTCGTATCCGTGGCAAAGGCTGCCAAGAACAAGGCCAGCGTGGGCGGGCGCAAGTACGCGCTGCGGAAGCTGGACGAACGCGGCAGGGCCACCGCCGAGGTGGTGGGCGTGGGCCACCGGCCTGAGGACGACGGCAACGACCGCCCGCTGCTGCAGCAGTTCATGAAGAACGGCGAACTGCTTCCGGGTTGGACCGGGCACGAGGGCGTGCTCCGCGCGCGGCAGCGCCATGCGGACTCCATGGCCGAACTGCCGCCCGTGGTCAACCGCTTGCAGCGCGGCGAGGCCGCAATTCCCACTCTCTACGAAGACAACTAA
- the rph gene encoding ribonuclease PH gives MTSEATAVPIVRADGRAPDQLRPISITRGWSNQAEGSALIEFGNTRVLCTASLTAGVPRWLKGEGRGWVTAEYAMLPRATNTRSDRESVKGKIGGRTHEISRLIGRSLRSIIDTKALGENTIVLDCDVLQADGGTRTAAITGAYVALADSIRFARDNKLIARNAQPLIDTIAAVSVGIIDGVPMLDLPYVEDVRAETDMNVVVTGSGKFVEVQGTAEGAPFDRDELNQLLDLALLGTAQLAAIQRETLADTL, from the coding sequence ATGACATCTGAAGCAACTGCAGTGCCCATTGTGCGCGCCGACGGCCGTGCCCCCGACCAGCTCCGGCCCATCAGCATCACCCGCGGATGGTCCAACCAGGCTGAAGGATCCGCACTGATCGAGTTCGGCAACACCAGGGTGCTGTGCACAGCCTCGCTGACGGCCGGCGTTCCGCGCTGGCTCAAAGGCGAGGGCCGCGGCTGGGTCACGGCGGAGTACGCCATGCTGCCCCGCGCCACCAACACCCGTTCGGACCGCGAGTCCGTCAAGGGCAAGATCGGCGGCCGCACCCACGAGATCTCGCGGCTGATCGGACGCTCGCTGCGCTCCATCATCGACACCAAGGCCCTGGGCGAGAACACCATCGTGCTGGACTGCGACGTCCTCCAGGCCGACGGCGGCACGCGCACCGCAGCCATTACCGGCGCGTATGTAGCCCTGGCCGATTCCATCCGGTTTGCCCGCGACAACAAGCTCATTGCCCGGAATGCCCAGCCGCTCATCGATACCATCGCGGCCGTGTCCGTGGGCATCATCGACGGCGTCCCCATGCTGGACCTGCCGTACGTGGAGGACGTCCGGGCCGAAACCGACATGAACGTGGTGGTCACGGGCTCGGGCAAGTTCGTTGAGGTGCAGGGAACCGCAGAGGGTGCCCCGTTCGACCGGGACGAGCTGAACCAGCTGCTGGACCTGGCGCTGCTGGGAACGGCCCAGCTGGCCGCCATCCAGCGCGAGACCCTGGCGGACACCCTGTGA
- a CDS encoding ADP-ribosylglycohydrolase family protein produces the protein MSTDPGIPAPTLKSRIHGCLLGGALGDALGYAVESDSIAEIRERFGAQGLTGLGDLSGPRHFSDDTQLTLYTVDGLVEALEWANAGVGADVNACLWLAYLRWLATQGEDAGPSAPVPQPRWIDGNEVLRQRRHPDKDCISGLATGEMGTSIRPVNPGAKGPGTVMRSAPFGLIPHITPDAVYKLSADAAALTHGHPAAHQSAGIFSLLIHRLVSGEALRDAAAAVAAHAGTLPEAAPELPERLQAAIRLAETPTVAPEELVQALGEGWLAEEALAVALYAVLATVPAGAADAQPDKHFRDALAVAVNHSGGSDTPGSLAGNILGALYGEDCLPAEWVEVLEAPEVIRGMADQLVKVTTGEG, from the coding sequence ATGAGCACTGACCCCGGCATTCCCGCGCCCACCCTCAAGTCCCGGATCCACGGCTGCCTGTTGGGCGGAGCGCTGGGAGATGCGCTGGGCTACGCGGTGGAGTCTGATTCGATCGCCGAAATCCGGGAACGCTTCGGTGCCCAGGGCCTGACCGGGCTTGGGGACCTGTCCGGCCCCCGCCACTTTTCCGATGACACCCAACTGACCCTGTATACCGTTGACGGCCTGGTGGAGGCACTGGAATGGGCCAACGCGGGAGTGGGCGCGGACGTAAACGCCTGCCTTTGGCTGGCCTACCTGCGCTGGCTGGCCACCCAGGGCGAGGACGCCGGGCCGTCCGCACCGGTACCCCAGCCCCGTTGGATCGACGGCAACGAGGTGCTCCGGCAGCGGCGGCACCCGGACAAGGACTGCATCAGCGGGCTGGCCACCGGCGAAATGGGAACCAGTATCCGCCCCGTCAACCCCGGCGCAAAAGGCCCCGGTACGGTGATGCGGTCAGCCCCGTTTGGGCTGATTCCACATATCACGCCCGACGCCGTCTACAAGCTGAGTGCCGACGCCGCCGCCCTGACGCACGGGCATCCCGCGGCCCACCAAAGTGCCGGAATCTTCAGCCTTCTGATCCATCGGCTGGTGTCCGGGGAGGCGCTGCGGGACGCTGCGGCCGCAGTCGCTGCCCACGCCGGCACCCTTCCGGAGGCCGCGCCGGAACTGCCGGAGCGGCTGCAGGCCGCCATCCGCCTCGCGGAGACGCCGACTGTTGCCCCGGAGGAACTGGTGCAGGCACTGGGCGAAGGATGGCTGGCGGAGGAGGCCCTCGCCGTCGCGCTTTACGCCGTGCTTGCCACGGTTCCGGCCGGCGCTGCGGACGCGCAGCCGGACAAGCATTTCCGGGACGCCTTGGCGGTGGCCGTGAACCACAGCGGCGGCAGCGATACGCCAGGCTCGCTGGCGGGAAACATCCTGGGCGCCCTGTACGGGGAGGACTGCCTGCCCGCGGAATGGGTTGAGGTCCTCGAAGCTCCGGAGGTCATCCGGGGCATGGCAGATCAGCTGGTGAAGGTTACGACCGGCGAAGGCTGA
- a CDS encoding MBL fold metallo-hydrolase, giving the protein MKLTIVGCTGSFPGPGSPASCYLLTATDGERTWKVVMDLGSGALGAIQRYTDLEDIDAIFLTHLHPDHCMDLCGLHVAIRWKPGGWGRGRIPVWGPAATADRMATAYGLDLDPGMHEEFDFTNWAERKPVTVGPFTVTPFTVNHPIEEAYALRVEVVEPGKDGAPVSRVLTYSGDTDSCAGLEEAAKDADLFLCEAAFEEGRDDGINDVHLTGKRAGEAAAAAGARRLLLTHIPVWTSQTTVMAEARPVFPGDVAVAVAGVHYTI; this is encoded by the coding sequence GTGAAGCTGACCATCGTGGGGTGCACGGGCTCGTTCCCCGGGCCCGGCTCGCCGGCGTCGTGCTACCTCCTGACCGCCACTGACGGCGAGCGGACCTGGAAGGTGGTGATGGACCTCGGCAGCGGTGCCTTGGGGGCCATCCAGCGGTACACGGACCTGGAGGATATCGACGCGATCTTCCTCACCCACCTGCACCCGGACCACTGCATGGACCTGTGCGGCCTGCACGTGGCCATCCGCTGGAAGCCCGGAGGCTGGGGCCGCGGCCGGATTCCCGTGTGGGGCCCCGCCGCCACGGCGGACCGCATGGCCACCGCCTACGGGCTGGACCTGGACCCGGGCATGCATGAGGAGTTCGACTTCACCAACTGGGCCGAACGCAAGCCGGTGACTGTGGGCCCCTTCACCGTCACCCCGTTCACCGTGAACCATCCCATCGAGGAGGCCTACGCCCTCCGGGTGGAAGTGGTGGAACCGGGCAAGGACGGCGCCCCGGTATCCCGCGTCCTGACCTATTCCGGTGATACCGATTCCTGCGCCGGCCTCGAGGAAGCTGCCAAGGACGCGGACCTGTTCCTGTGCGAGGCAGCCTTCGAAGAAGGCCGGGATGACGGCATCAACGACGTCCACCTCACGGGCAAACGGGCCGGGGAAGCGGCAGCAGCTGCCGGTGCACGGCGGCTCCTGCTGACCCACATCCCGGTGTGGACCTCCCAGACCACCGTCATGGCCGAAGCCCGCCCGGTGTTCCCGGGCGACGTTGCCGTGGCGGTGGCAGGCGTGCACTACACCATCTAG
- the murI gene encoding glutamate racemase produces the protein MTDASGTTYPRITMTTASSAEPPAETEPAAAASDLPDAAPEARPIGVFDSGVGGLTVARSIIDQLPNESILYVGDTAHGPYGPLPIAEVRANALGVMDELVDSGVKLLTIACNSASAAVLRDARERYTAKYGIPVIEVIQPAVRRAVAATRSGKVGVIGTSATIGSRAYDDTFAAAPDLEITSAACPEFVSYVEAGITTGPGLLAVAEEYLAPLKAAGVDTVVLGCTHYPLLTGVISYVMGADVTLVSSAEETAKDVYRALATHNLQRISEAPPEHHFVATGDAGQFEALARRFLGPEVLSVRHVDHVAAQYPTGSLARITPEMIAAAQSARNRPRISNFVGGGFAGARRGGGSAQ, from the coding sequence ATGACTGACGCTTCCGGGACCACCTATCCTCGAATAACCATGACAACAGCCTCGAGCGCGGAACCACCGGCGGAAACAGAGCCCGCGGCCGCCGCAAGCGACCTGCCGGACGCCGCCCCTGAAGCCCGGCCCATCGGCGTCTTCGACTCCGGCGTTGGCGGCCTCACCGTGGCCCGGTCCATCATCGACCAACTGCCCAACGAGTCCATCCTCTATGTGGGGGACACCGCGCACGGCCCCTACGGGCCGCTGCCCATCGCGGAGGTGCGGGCCAACGCCCTGGGCGTAATGGACGAACTGGTGGACTCCGGCGTCAAGCTGCTCACCATCGCCTGCAATTCGGCGTCGGCCGCTGTCCTGCGGGACGCCCGTGAGCGGTACACCGCCAAGTACGGCATCCCGGTCATCGAGGTCATCCAGCCCGCGGTGCGGCGCGCCGTTGCCGCCACCCGCAGTGGGAAGGTCGGCGTGATTGGGACCTCCGCAACCATTGGTTCGCGCGCCTATGACGACACCTTTGCCGCGGCACCGGACCTGGAGATCACCTCCGCGGCCTGTCCCGAGTTCGTCAGCTACGTGGAGGCCGGCATCACCACCGGTCCCGGCCTGCTGGCCGTCGCGGAGGAATACCTTGCCCCGCTCAAGGCAGCCGGCGTGGACACCGTGGTGCTGGGCTGCACCCACTACCCGCTGCTGACAGGCGTCATCTCCTACGTCATGGGCGCCGACGTCACGCTGGTGTCCAGCGCTGAAGAGACCGCCAAAGACGTCTACCGGGCCCTCGCCACCCACAATTTGCAGCGGATCTCCGAGGCCCCGCCCGAGCACCACTTCGTAGCCACCGGCGACGCCGGGCAGTTCGAGGCGCTCGCCCGGCGGTTCCTGGGCCCGGAAGTACTCTCGGTCCGGCACGTGGACCATGTGGCCGCCCAGTACCCCACAGGGAGCCTGGCGCGCATTACTCCTGAGATGATCGCCGCCGCGCAAAGCGCACGCAACCGCCCCAGGATCTCCAACTTCGTGGGCGGCGGGTTCGCCGGGGCGCGCCGCGGTGGGGGTTCCGCCCAGTGA
- a CDS encoding DUF2017 domain-containing protein: MAKAFKYGLKGITGFLEPAERDLLRSLIDDVISMLQPEDRAGQDPLAALIGLDMDVAEPTDRAVKRLLPNVAKDDGGASLEFRQLTERSLRETKIGALRAAALDLDKDEIVLTPEGAKHWSMALNDVRLVLAERLDIRDEADAEHVHRMQDWSQAEDVESYLALVYNFTTWLQESLVQAMLQSMESRR; the protein is encoded by the coding sequence GTGGCTAAGGCATTCAAATACGGACTCAAAGGCATCACCGGCTTCCTGGAACCGGCCGAACGGGACCTGCTGCGCAGCCTGATTGACGATGTCATTTCCATGCTCCAGCCGGAGGACCGCGCCGGGCAGGACCCGCTTGCGGCGCTGATTGGACTCGACATGGACGTGGCCGAGCCAACGGACCGTGCCGTTAAGCGGCTGCTGCCCAACGTGGCCAAGGACGACGGCGGCGCGTCCCTTGAGTTCCGCCAGCTCACCGAGCGTTCACTGCGGGAAACAAAGATCGGCGCGCTGCGTGCGGCGGCGCTGGACCTGGACAAGGACGAGATCGTGCTGACGCCCGAGGGCGCAAAGCACTGGTCCATGGCGCTGAACGATGTGCGCCTTGTGCTGGCAGAGCGGCTGGACATCAGGGACGAAGCCGACGCCGAGCATGTCCACCGCATGCAGGACTGGTCCCAGGCCGAGGACGTGGAGAGCTACCTGGCGCTGGTGTACAACTTCACCACCTGGCTGCAGGAGTCCCTGGTCCAGGCCATGCTGCAGTCCATGGAATCCCGCCGGTGA
- the clpS gene encoding ATP-dependent Clp protease adapter ClpS → MTISVAPGPDTQEGIRTGTAESTDSLTAPDIPWNLVIWNDPVNLMSYVSYVFQSYFGYSETKANKLMMEVHKKGRSIVASGSKEQVERHAVAMHGFGLWATVEKASGGPGGNSGKSGGPGQGKGKRG, encoded by the coding sequence ATGACCATAAGCGTTGCGCCCGGCCCTGATACACAGGAGGGCATCCGGACCGGCACAGCAGAGTCCACCGACTCCCTGACCGCGCCGGACATCCCCTGGAACCTGGTGATCTGGAACGATCCCGTCAATCTCATGAGCTACGTCAGTTACGTGTTCCAAAGCTACTTTGGCTACTCGGAGACCAAGGCGAACAAGCTGATGATGGAGGTCCACAAGAAGGGCCGGTCCATCGTCGCGTCGGGCAGCAAGGAACAGGTGGAGCGCCACGCCGTGGCCATGCACGGTTTTGGGCTCTGGGCCACGGTGGAGAAGGCCAGCGGCGGCCCCGGCGGCAATTCGGGCAAGTCCGGCGGTCCGGGCCAGGGTAAGGGGAAGCGTGGCTAA
- the rdgB gene encoding RdgB/HAM1 family non-canonical purine NTP pyrophosphatase: MSGAAPRLVLATHNKGKLRELRELLRGQVPGLDVDTQVVDAAAAGAPDVVETGVTFAENSLLKARAVAGATGLVAIADDSGLAVDVMGGAPGIFSARWAGRHGDDAANLELLLNQLSDVPDEHRGAAFVCAAALALPADGDGPGREVVEYGQLEGILLREPRGAGGFGYDPVLQPAGEDRSCAELSAEEKNAISHRGKAFRALLPSIVAALEAAG, encoded by the coding sequence GTGAGCGGCGCGGCGCCCCGGCTGGTGCTCGCCACGCACAACAAAGGCAAACTCCGGGAGCTCCGCGAACTGCTGCGCGGGCAGGTGCCCGGGCTCGACGTCGATACACAGGTGGTGGACGCCGCTGCGGCGGGTGCGCCGGACGTCGTCGAAACCGGCGTGACGTTCGCCGAGAACTCGCTGCTTAAGGCGCGGGCAGTGGCCGGTGCCACCGGCCTGGTGGCCATTGCCGACGACTCCGGGCTGGCCGTGGACGTCATGGGCGGTGCTCCGGGTATCTTCTCTGCCCGCTGGGCCGGACGGCACGGAGACGATGCCGCCAACCTGGAACTGCTGCTGAACCAGCTGTCCGATGTCCCGGACGAACACCGCGGGGCGGCGTTCGTGTGCGCTGCCGCCCTCGCCCTGCCGGCCGATGGCGACGGCCCGGGCAGGGAAGTGGTGGAGTACGGGCAGCTTGAGGGGATCCTCCTGCGCGAACCGCGGGGAGCCGGCGGATTCGGCTACGATCCGGTGCTGCAGCCGGCCGGGGAGGACCGCAGCTGCGCCGAGCTGTCCGCGGAGGAAAAGAACGCCATCAGCCACCGCGGCAAGGCGTTCCGGGCCCTGCTGCCGTCGATCGTGGCAGCCCTGGAAGCGGCGGGCTAG
- a CDS encoding exonuclease domain-containing protein — protein MGLDFTAIDFETANGFRGSPCSVGLTKVRGGRIVEEASWLMRPPSGYDHFDHHNVRIHGITPADVAGMPRFGELFPEIGAFIGDDVLAAHNAAFDLGVIRSALEVSGLPGPAYDYVCTVMLSRRCYSLVSNSLPFAAEEAGVPLVNHHDATEDARACAGILIDIAARNGANSIAELYLSLGLAVPRQHAFDPARGGLSKPTLAAVAGASGNGAALVRRFESGWPEEGANPEPNADAEASHPLYAQTVVFTGQLSIDRPEAKLRSARCGARTESRVTARTTVLVVGDGFVASDLRSGRLTGKARRVLELHERGQAIEVLSEGEFLQMVGGDVPGSPQAAGADSWNGALAPAVSA, from the coding sequence GTGGGTTTGGACTTTACGGCGATCGACTTCGAAACGGCCAACGGCTTCCGCGGCTCCCCGTGCTCCGTGGGGCTGACGAAGGTCAGGGGCGGCAGGATCGTCGAAGAGGCCTCCTGGCTGATGCGTCCACCGTCCGGGTACGACCACTTCGACCACCACAATGTCAGGATCCACGGGATCACTCCAGCCGACGTTGCCGGCATGCCCCGCTTCGGTGAGCTGTTCCCTGAAATTGGTGCCTTCATCGGAGACGACGTACTGGCGGCCCATAACGCCGCGTTCGACCTGGGCGTGATCCGCTCGGCACTGGAAGTATCCGGCCTGCCCGGCCCCGCCTATGACTATGTCTGCACCGTCATGCTGTCCCGGCGCTGCTACTCACTGGTCTCCAACTCGCTCCCGTTTGCCGCCGAGGAAGCAGGCGTCCCGCTGGTGAACCATCACGACGCCACGGAGGATGCCCGTGCCTGCGCCGGCATCCTCATTGACATCGCCGCCCGCAACGGTGCCAACAGCATCGCCGAGCTCTATCTTTCGCTGGGCCTGGCCGTACCGCGCCAGCACGCCTTCGATCCCGCCAGGGGCGGGCTGTCCAAGCCCACCCTCGCGGCGGTCGCCGGCGCTTCGGGCAACGGCGCCGCGCTGGTCCGACGGTTCGAGTCCGGCTGGCCCGAGGAAGGGGCCAACCCCGAGCCCAATGCGGACGCCGAAGCCAGCCACCCGCTGTACGCCCAGACAGTTGTGTTCACCGGGCAACTTTCCATCGACCGCCCGGAGGCGAAGCTCCGCTCGGCCCGGTGCGGCGCCCGGACGGAAAGCCGGGTCACGGCCCGCACCACGGTCCTGGTGGTGGGGGACGGGTTTGTTGCCTCCGACCTGCGCTCGGGCAGGCTCACCGGAAAGGCGCGCCGCGTCCTGGAACTGCACGAGCGGGGACAGGCCATCGAGGTGCTGTCCGAGGGCGAGTTCCTGCAGATGGTGGGCGGGGACGTCCCCGGAAGTCCGCAGGCTGCGGGTGCGGATAGCTGGAACGGTGCACTGGCACCTGCGGTCAGCGCCTGA
- a CDS encoding VTT domain-containing protein — MNDLAVSMLAGAGPVQPRMASFLPDWLNPQVFLADPALAPWVVLLVCGIIFAETGLLVGFFLPGDSMLFTAGLLVATDTIKFNIWLLALLIVVSAIIGNQTGYLIGSKAGPAIFNKPNSKLFKRENVENAHAFFEKHGGKALILARFVPIIRTFVPVIVGVAQMSRRKFFLYNVIGAVLWGGGVTLLGYLLGDKVPWVRDNLDIIFIAIVLVSVIPIGIEVLRGLSAKRQAQAYGTDAVDEFIEEHGPEEDQKTPRNIHGSRPE, encoded by the coding sequence ATGAATGACCTCGCGGTGTCCATGCTGGCCGGCGCGGGACCGGTCCAGCCAAGAATGGCTTCCTTCCTGCCCGATTGGCTGAACCCCCAGGTCTTCCTGGCCGATCCGGCGCTCGCCCCCTGGGTGGTCCTGCTGGTGTGCGGAATCATCTTCGCCGAGACAGGCCTGCTGGTGGGATTCTTCCTGCCGGGCGACTCCATGCTGTTCACCGCCGGCCTGCTGGTGGCCACGGACACCATCAAGTTCAACATCTGGCTCCTGGCCCTGCTGATCGTGGTCTCGGCGATCATCGGCAACCAGACCGGCTACCTCATCGGGTCCAAGGCGGGGCCCGCCATCTTCAACAAGCCCAACTCCAAGCTGTTCAAGCGGGAGAATGTGGAGAACGCCCACGCATTCTTTGAAAAGCACGGCGGCAAGGCCCTGATCCTGGCCCGCTTCGTGCCCATCATCCGCACGTTCGTTCCCGTCATTGTCGGCGTTGCACAGATGAGCAGGCGGAAGTTCTTCCTGTACAACGTCATCGGCGCCGTGCTCTGGGGCGGCGGTGTCACGCTGCTCGGCTACCTGCTGGGCGACAAGGTGCCGTGGGTCCGCGACAACCTGGACATCATCTTCATTGCCATCGTGCTGGTCTCGGTGATTCCCATCGGCATCGAGGTCCTGCGCGGCCTGTCCGCCAAGCGCCAGGCACAGGCCTATGGCACCGACGCCGTGGACGAGTTCATTGAGGAGCACGGACCGGAAGAGGACCAGAAGACGCCCCGCAACATCCACGGCAGCCGGCCGGAGTAG
- a CDS encoding isochorismatase family protein produces the protein MARALIIVDVQNDFCEGGSLAVPGGAAVAGAISEYLDAHHREFDYVIATQDWHIDPGSHFSDTPDYKDSWPRHCVAGTRGAELHPDLDTEYVDAYFRKGQFAAAYSGFEGLLAPEDAVPTGERQAGALPGGGGEMDAESLEPGDDAIGLDDWLQSHDVEDLVVVGIATDYCVKATALDAVQAGYGVTVVRSLTAGIAEDLEDTVAELELGGADIA, from the coding sequence ATGGCCCGCGCTTTGATCATCGTGGATGTCCAGAACGATTTCTGCGAGGGCGGCTCGCTTGCCGTTCCGGGCGGGGCGGCGGTGGCTGGAGCCATCAGCGAGTACCTGGACGCCCATCACCGCGAGTTCGACTATGTCATCGCCACCCAGGACTGGCACATTGATCCCGGCAGCCACTTCTCGGATACGCCGGACTACAAGGACAGCTGGCCGCGGCACTGCGTGGCAGGCACCCGCGGAGCGGAGCTCCACCCGGACCTGGACACCGAATATGTGGACGCGTACTTCCGGAAAGGACAGTTCGCTGCCGCCTACTCCGGGTTCGAGGGCCTGCTGGCTCCCGAGGACGCCGTCCCCACGGGCGAACGCCAGGCCGGGGCGCTGCCTGGCGGCGGCGGTGAAATGGACGCCGAGTCACTGGAGCCGGGCGACGACGCCATCGGCCTCGACGACTGGCTGCAGAGCCACGACGTGGAGGACCTGGTGGTGGTGGGCATCGCCACCGACTACTGCGTGAAGGCCACGGCACTGGATGCCGTCCAGGCAGGGTACGGCGTCACGGTGGTGAGGTCGCTGACCGCCGGGATCGCCGAGGACCTGGAAGACACCGTGGCCGAGCTGGAACTCGGCGGGGCCGACATCGCCTGA
- a CDS encoding DUF4395 domain-containing protein — MSSLFAFPNPVNEYAARVTAALVVLLAVVTAVAGSGWGLLAIAVGFWLRLLFGPRISPLALLSVKVITPRLGKVRLVSGPPKRFAQGIGAAVSTAALLLFAAGAAPAAWTLLGVLVVAASLEAFAGFCLGCTIFGFLQRRGLIPEDVCEACNNISLRRS; from the coding sequence ATGTCCTCCCTGTTCGCGTTTCCCAATCCCGTCAATGAGTACGCTGCCCGTGTCACCGCCGCGCTCGTGGTGCTGCTCGCCGTCGTCACCGCCGTGGCAGGTTCCGGGTGGGGGCTGCTGGCCATTGCCGTCGGGTTCTGGCTCCGGCTGCTTTTCGGCCCGCGGATTTCGCCCCTGGCGCTGCTCTCGGTGAAGGTCATCACTCCCCGGCTGGGAAAGGTGCGGCTTGTTTCCGGGCCGCCCAAGCGCTTTGCACAGGGGATCGGCGCAGCAGTGTCCACCGCAGCGCTGCTCCTGTTCGCTGCAGGCGCGGCACCGGCGGCCTGGACGCTCCTGGGCGTCCTGGTGGTCGCGGCGTCACTGGAGGCCTTCGCAGGATTCTGCCTGGGCTGCACCATCTTCGGGTTCCTGCAGCGCCGTGGACTGATCCCGGAGGACGTCTGCGAGGCCTGCAACAACATCAGCCTTCGCCGGTCGTAA